Proteins from one Gallus gallus isolate bGalGal1 chromosome 15, bGalGal1.mat.broiler.GRCg7b, whole genome shotgun sequence genomic window:
- the TBX1 gene encoding T-box transcription factor TBX1 isoform X3, with the protein MDENSPLSPKANAFSIASLISVAAAAEHAGKGALEERSGGRSAPARPAARTQKMHFSTVTRDMEAFTANSLSSLNASGGYHLSPSPGDPYGQHEPPHYEPCTAQQHPHPPPQPQHGYPFGGAAAAGANPPPPGPEPPDGAGGAAAGPAAVSGCSAGTAAAAKAPVKKNPKVANVSVQLEMKALWDEFNQLGTEMIVTKAGRRMFPTFQVKIFGMDPMADYMLLMDFVPVDDKRYRYAFHSSSWLVAGKADPATPGRVHYHPDSPAKGAQWMKQIVSFDKLKLTNNLLDDNGHIILNSMHRYQPRFHVVYVDPRKDSEKYAEENFKTFVFEETRFTAVTAYQNHRITQLKIASNPFAKGFRDCDPEDWPRNHRPGALPLMSAFARSRNPVSSPAHQNGTEKDAADGRRDYEREAAGGAALQAEAAHQQLMSRVLSPALPGGAGGLVPLSGGGRPSPPHHELRLEPAASEPLHHHPYKYPPAAAYDHYLGAKSRPAPYPLPGIRGHGYHHHHHHHHHHHVNAAANVYSPPAPPANYDYGPR; encoded by the exons ATGGACGAAAACAGCCCTCTGTCTCCCAAGGCAAATGCTTTCAGTATCGCCTCTCTGATTTCagtcgccgccgccgccgagcaCGCAGGGAAGGGAGCGCTGGAGGAGCGCAGCGGCGGCCGCAgcgcgcccgcccgccccgccgcccgcacGCAGAAGATGCACTTCAGTACCGTCACCAGGGACATGGAAG CTTTCACGGCCAACAGCCTGAGCAGCCTGAACGCCTCCGGGGGGTACCACCTCTCCCCCTCCCCGGGGGACCCGTACGGACAGCATGAACCGCCGCACTACGAGCCCTGCACGGCTCAGCAGCACCCGCACCCGCCGCCCCAGCCGCAGCACGGTTACCCCTtcggcggggcggcggcggccggggccAACCCGCCGCCTCCGGGCCCCGAACCGCCCGACGGCGCCGGGGGAGCCGCCGCGGGGCCCGCCGCCGTCTCGGGCTGCTCCGCGGGGACGGCCGCCGCGGCCAAAGCGCCGGTGAAGAAGAACCCGAAGGTGGCCAACGTGAGCGTGCAGCTGGAGATGAAGGCGCTGTGGGACGAGTTCAACCAGCTGGGCACCGAGATGATCGTCACCAAGGCCGGCAG GCGCATGTTCCCCACCTTCCAGGTGAAGATATTCGGCATGGACCCCATGGCTGACTACATGCTCCTCATGGATTTCGTCCCCGTAGACGACAAGCGCTACCG GTACGCCTTCcacagctcctcctggctgGTGGCCGGCAAGGCCGACCCCGCCACGCCCGGCAGGGTGCACTACCACCCGGACTCCCCGGCCAAAGGGGCGCAGTGGATGAAGCAGATCGTCTCCTTCGATAAGCTCAAACTGACCAACAACCTGCTGGACGATAACGGCCAT ATCATTTTGAACTCCATGCACAGATACCAGCCGCGCTTTCACGTGGTCTACGTGGACCCCCGGAAAGACAGCGAGAAATACGCGGAGGAGAACTTCAAAACCTTCGTCTTCGAGGAGACGCGCTTCACGGCCGTGACCGCCTACCAGAACCACCGG ATCACGCAGTTGAAGATCGCCAGCAACCCTTTCGCCAAGGGCTTCAGGGACTGTGACCCGGAGGACTG GCCCAGGAACCACCGGCCCGGGGCCCTCCCTCTCATGAGCGCTTTTGCCAGATCCCGGAACCCGGTGTCATCCCCTGCACACCAGAACGGGACGGAGAAAG ATGCCGCCGACGGCCGCCGGGACTACgagcgggaggcggcgggcggcgcggcgctgcaGGCCGAGGCGGCGCACCAGCAGCTCATGTCGCGCGTGCtcagccccgcgctgccgggCGGTGCCGGCGGCCTCGTGCCCCTGAGCGGCGGCGGCCGGCCCAGCCCTCCGCACCACGAACTGCGCCTGGAGCCCGCCGCCTCGGAGCCGCTGCACCACCACCCCTACAAGTACCCTCCGGCCGCCGCCTACGACCACTACCTGGGGGCGAAGAGCCGGCCCGCGCCCTACCCGCTCCCCGGCATCCGCGGGCACGgctaccaccaccaccaccaccatcaccaccaccaccacgtGAACGCGGCCGCCAACGTGTactccccgcccgccccgcccgccaACTACGACTACGGGCCGCGATAA
- the TBX1 gene encoding T-box transcription factor TBX1 isoform X1 → MDENSPLSPKANAFSIASLISVAAAAEHAGKGALEERSGGRSAPARPAARTQKMHFSTVTRDMEAISSPWLTQLSHFCDVAAFTANSLSSLNASGGYHLSPSPGDPYGQHEPPHYEPCTAQQHPHPPPQPQHGYPFGGAAAAGANPPPPGPEPPDGAGGAAAGPAAVSGCSAGTAAAAKAPVKKNPKVANVSVQLEMKALWDEFNQLGTEMIVTKAGRRMFPTFQVKIFGMDPMADYMLLMDFVPVDDKRYRYAFHSSSWLVAGKADPATPGRVHYHPDSPAKGAQWMKQIVSFDKLKLTNNLLDDNGHIILNSMHRYQPRFHVVYVDPRKDSEKYAEENFKTFVFEETRFTAVTAYQNHRITQLKIASNPFAKGFRDCDPEDWPRNHRPGALPLMSAFARSRNPVSSPAHQNGTEKDAADGRRDYEREAAGGAALQAEAAHQQLMSRVLSPALPGGAGGLVPLSGGGRPSPPHHELRLEPAASEPLHHHPYKYPPAAAYDHYLGAKSRPAPYPLPGIRGHGYHHHHHHHHHHHVNAAANVYSPPAPPANYDYGPR, encoded by the exons ATGGACGAAAACAGCCCTCTGTCTCCCAAGGCAAATGCTTTCAGTATCGCCTCTCTGATTTCagtcgccgccgccgccgagcaCGCAGGGAAGGGAGCGCTGGAGGAGCGCAGCGGCGGCCGCAgcgcgcccgcccgccccgccgcccgcacGCAGAAGATGCACTTCAGTACCGTCACCAGGGACATGGAAG CTATCTCCAGCCCCTGGCTCACCCAGCTGTCCCATTTTTGCGATGTTGCAGCTTTCACGGCCAACAGCCTGAGCAGCCTGAACGCCTCCGGGGGGTACCACCTCTCCCCCTCCCCGGGGGACCCGTACGGACAGCATGAACCGCCGCACTACGAGCCCTGCACGGCTCAGCAGCACCCGCACCCGCCGCCCCAGCCGCAGCACGGTTACCCCTtcggcggggcggcggcggccggggccAACCCGCCGCCTCCGGGCCCCGAACCGCCCGACGGCGCCGGGGGAGCCGCCGCGGGGCCCGCCGCCGTCTCGGGCTGCTCCGCGGGGACGGCCGCCGCGGCCAAAGCGCCGGTGAAGAAGAACCCGAAGGTGGCCAACGTGAGCGTGCAGCTGGAGATGAAGGCGCTGTGGGACGAGTTCAACCAGCTGGGCACCGAGATGATCGTCACCAAGGCCGGCAG GCGCATGTTCCCCACCTTCCAGGTGAAGATATTCGGCATGGACCCCATGGCTGACTACATGCTCCTCATGGATTTCGTCCCCGTAGACGACAAGCGCTACCG GTACGCCTTCcacagctcctcctggctgGTGGCCGGCAAGGCCGACCCCGCCACGCCCGGCAGGGTGCACTACCACCCGGACTCCCCGGCCAAAGGGGCGCAGTGGATGAAGCAGATCGTCTCCTTCGATAAGCTCAAACTGACCAACAACCTGCTGGACGATAACGGCCAT ATCATTTTGAACTCCATGCACAGATACCAGCCGCGCTTTCACGTGGTCTACGTGGACCCCCGGAAAGACAGCGAGAAATACGCGGAGGAGAACTTCAAAACCTTCGTCTTCGAGGAGACGCGCTTCACGGCCGTGACCGCCTACCAGAACCACCGG ATCACGCAGTTGAAGATCGCCAGCAACCCTTTCGCCAAGGGCTTCAGGGACTGTGACCCGGAGGACTG GCCCAGGAACCACCGGCCCGGGGCCCTCCCTCTCATGAGCGCTTTTGCCAGATCCCGGAACCCGGTGTCATCCCCTGCACACCAGAACGGGACGGAGAAAG ATGCCGCCGACGGCCGCCGGGACTACgagcgggaggcggcgggcggcgcggcgctgcaGGCCGAGGCGGCGCACCAGCAGCTCATGTCGCGCGTGCtcagccccgcgctgccgggCGGTGCCGGCGGCCTCGTGCCCCTGAGCGGCGGCGGCCGGCCCAGCCCTCCGCACCACGAACTGCGCCTGGAGCCCGCCGCCTCGGAGCCGCTGCACCACCACCCCTACAAGTACCCTCCGGCCGCCGCCTACGACCACTACCTGGGGGCGAAGAGCCGGCCCGCGCCCTACCCGCTCCCCGGCATCCGCGGGCACGgctaccaccaccaccaccaccatcaccaccaccaccacgtGAACGCGGCCGCCAACGTGTactccccgcccgccccgcccgccaACTACGACTACGGGCCGCGATAA
- the TBX1 gene encoding T-box transcription factor TBX1 isoform X5 yields the protein MDENSPLSPKANAFSIASLISVAAAAEHAGKGALEERSGGRSAPARPAARTQKMHFSTVTRDMEAISSPWLTQLSHFCDVAAFTANSLSSLNASGGYHLSPSPGDPYGQHEPPHYEPCTAQQHPHPPPQPQHGYPFGGAAAAGANPPPPGPEPPDGAGGAAAGPAAVSGCSAGTAAAAKAPVKKNPKVANVSVQLEMKALWDEFNQLGTEMIVTKAGRRMFPTFQVKIFGMDPMADYMLLMDFVPVDDKRYRYAFHSSSWLVAGKADPATPGRVHYHPDSPAKGAQWMKQIVSFDKLKLTNNLLDDNGHIILNSMHRYQPRFHVVYVDPRKDSEKYAEENFKTFVFEETRFTAVTAYQNHRITQLKIASNPFAKGFRDCDPEDWPRNHRPGALPLMSAFARSRNPVSSPAHQNGTEKAKGKLYPFKQNLWKSNPLFLIFVSHL from the exons ATGGACGAAAACAGCCCTCTGTCTCCCAAGGCAAATGCTTTCAGTATCGCCTCTCTGATTTCagtcgccgccgccgccgagcaCGCAGGGAAGGGAGCGCTGGAGGAGCGCAGCGGCGGCCGCAgcgcgcccgcccgccccgccgcccgcacGCAGAAGATGCACTTCAGTACCGTCACCAGGGACATGGAAG CTATCTCCAGCCCCTGGCTCACCCAGCTGTCCCATTTTTGCGATGTTGCAGCTTTCACGGCCAACAGCCTGAGCAGCCTGAACGCCTCCGGGGGGTACCACCTCTCCCCCTCCCCGGGGGACCCGTACGGACAGCATGAACCGCCGCACTACGAGCCCTGCACGGCTCAGCAGCACCCGCACCCGCCGCCCCAGCCGCAGCACGGTTACCCCTtcggcggggcggcggcggccggggccAACCCGCCGCCTCCGGGCCCCGAACCGCCCGACGGCGCCGGGGGAGCCGCCGCGGGGCCCGCCGCCGTCTCGGGCTGCTCCGCGGGGACGGCCGCCGCGGCCAAAGCGCCGGTGAAGAAGAACCCGAAGGTGGCCAACGTGAGCGTGCAGCTGGAGATGAAGGCGCTGTGGGACGAGTTCAACCAGCTGGGCACCGAGATGATCGTCACCAAGGCCGGCAG GCGCATGTTCCCCACCTTCCAGGTGAAGATATTCGGCATGGACCCCATGGCTGACTACATGCTCCTCATGGATTTCGTCCCCGTAGACGACAAGCGCTACCG GTACGCCTTCcacagctcctcctggctgGTGGCCGGCAAGGCCGACCCCGCCACGCCCGGCAGGGTGCACTACCACCCGGACTCCCCGGCCAAAGGGGCGCAGTGGATGAAGCAGATCGTCTCCTTCGATAAGCTCAAACTGACCAACAACCTGCTGGACGATAACGGCCAT ATCATTTTGAACTCCATGCACAGATACCAGCCGCGCTTTCACGTGGTCTACGTGGACCCCCGGAAAGACAGCGAGAAATACGCGGAGGAGAACTTCAAAACCTTCGTCTTCGAGGAGACGCGCTTCACGGCCGTGACCGCCTACCAGAACCACCGG ATCACGCAGTTGAAGATCGCCAGCAACCCTTTCGCCAAGGGCTTCAGGGACTGTGACCCGGAGGACTG GCCCAGGAACCACCGGCCCGGGGCCCTCCCTCTCATGAGCGCTTTTGCCAGATCCCGGAACCCGGTGTCATCCCCTGCACACCAGAACGGGACGGAGAAAG
- the TBX1 gene encoding T-box transcription factor TBX1 isoform X2 → MESPRVAAAAEHAGKGALEERSGGRSAPARPAARTQKMHFSTVTRDMEAISSPWLTQLSHFCDVAAFTANSLSSLNASGGYHLSPSPGDPYGQHEPPHYEPCTAQQHPHPPPQPQHGYPFGGAAAAGANPPPPGPEPPDGAGGAAAGPAAVSGCSAGTAAAAKAPVKKNPKVANVSVQLEMKALWDEFNQLGTEMIVTKAGRRMFPTFQVKIFGMDPMADYMLLMDFVPVDDKRYRYAFHSSSWLVAGKADPATPGRVHYHPDSPAKGAQWMKQIVSFDKLKLTNNLLDDNGHIILNSMHRYQPRFHVVYVDPRKDSEKYAEENFKTFVFEETRFTAVTAYQNHRITQLKIASNPFAKGFRDCDPEDWPRNHRPGALPLMSAFARSRNPVSSPAHQNGTEKDAADGRRDYEREAAGGAALQAEAAHQQLMSRVLSPALPGGAGGLVPLSGGGRPSPPHHELRLEPAASEPLHHHPYKYPPAAAYDHYLGAKSRPAPYPLPGIRGHGYHHHHHHHHHHHVNAAANVYSPPAPPANYDYGPR, encoded by the exons tcgccgccgccgccgagcaCGCAGGGAAGGGAGCGCTGGAGGAGCGCAGCGGCGGCCGCAgcgcgcccgcccgccccgccgcccgcacGCAGAAGATGCACTTCAGTACCGTCACCAGGGACATGGAAG CTATCTCCAGCCCCTGGCTCACCCAGCTGTCCCATTTTTGCGATGTTGCAGCTTTCACGGCCAACAGCCTGAGCAGCCTGAACGCCTCCGGGGGGTACCACCTCTCCCCCTCCCCGGGGGACCCGTACGGACAGCATGAACCGCCGCACTACGAGCCCTGCACGGCTCAGCAGCACCCGCACCCGCCGCCCCAGCCGCAGCACGGTTACCCCTtcggcggggcggcggcggccggggccAACCCGCCGCCTCCGGGCCCCGAACCGCCCGACGGCGCCGGGGGAGCCGCCGCGGGGCCCGCCGCCGTCTCGGGCTGCTCCGCGGGGACGGCCGCCGCGGCCAAAGCGCCGGTGAAGAAGAACCCGAAGGTGGCCAACGTGAGCGTGCAGCTGGAGATGAAGGCGCTGTGGGACGAGTTCAACCAGCTGGGCACCGAGATGATCGTCACCAAGGCCGGCAG GCGCATGTTCCCCACCTTCCAGGTGAAGATATTCGGCATGGACCCCATGGCTGACTACATGCTCCTCATGGATTTCGTCCCCGTAGACGACAAGCGCTACCG GTACGCCTTCcacagctcctcctggctgGTGGCCGGCAAGGCCGACCCCGCCACGCCCGGCAGGGTGCACTACCACCCGGACTCCCCGGCCAAAGGGGCGCAGTGGATGAAGCAGATCGTCTCCTTCGATAAGCTCAAACTGACCAACAACCTGCTGGACGATAACGGCCAT ATCATTTTGAACTCCATGCACAGATACCAGCCGCGCTTTCACGTGGTCTACGTGGACCCCCGGAAAGACAGCGAGAAATACGCGGAGGAGAACTTCAAAACCTTCGTCTTCGAGGAGACGCGCTTCACGGCCGTGACCGCCTACCAGAACCACCGG ATCACGCAGTTGAAGATCGCCAGCAACCCTTTCGCCAAGGGCTTCAGGGACTGTGACCCGGAGGACTG GCCCAGGAACCACCGGCCCGGGGCCCTCCCTCTCATGAGCGCTTTTGCCAGATCCCGGAACCCGGTGTCATCCCCTGCACACCAGAACGGGACGGAGAAAG ATGCCGCCGACGGCCGCCGGGACTACgagcgggaggcggcgggcggcgcggcgctgcaGGCCGAGGCGGCGCACCAGCAGCTCATGTCGCGCGTGCtcagccccgcgctgccgggCGGTGCCGGCGGCCTCGTGCCCCTGAGCGGCGGCGGCCGGCCCAGCCCTCCGCACCACGAACTGCGCCTGGAGCCCGCCGCCTCGGAGCCGCTGCACCACCACCCCTACAAGTACCCTCCGGCCGCCGCCTACGACCACTACCTGGGGGCGAAGAGCCGGCCCGCGCCCTACCCGCTCCCCGGCATCCGCGGGCACGgctaccaccaccaccaccaccatcaccaccaccaccacgtGAACGCGGCCGCCAACGTGTactccccgcccgccccgcccgccaACTACGACTACGGGCCGCGATAA
- the TBX1 gene encoding T-box transcription factor TBX1 isoform X4, whose amino-acid sequence MHFSTVTRDMEAISSPWLTQLSHFCDVAAFTANSLSSLNASGGYHLSPSPGDPYGQHEPPHYEPCTAQQHPHPPPQPQHGYPFGGAAAAGANPPPPGPEPPDGAGGAAAGPAAVSGCSAGTAAAAKAPVKKNPKVANVSVQLEMKALWDEFNQLGTEMIVTKAGRRMFPTFQVKIFGMDPMADYMLLMDFVPVDDKRYRYAFHSSSWLVAGKADPATPGRVHYHPDSPAKGAQWMKQIVSFDKLKLTNNLLDDNGHIILNSMHRYQPRFHVVYVDPRKDSEKYAEENFKTFVFEETRFTAVTAYQNHRITQLKIASNPFAKGFRDCDPEDWPRNHRPGALPLMSAFARSRNPVSSPAHQNGTEKDAADGRRDYEREAAGGAALQAEAAHQQLMSRVLSPALPGGAGGLVPLSGGGRPSPPHHELRLEPAASEPLHHHPYKYPPAAAYDHYLGAKSRPAPYPLPGIRGHGYHHHHHHHHHHHVNAAANVYSPPAPPANYDYGPR is encoded by the exons ATGCACTTCAGTACCGTCACCAGGGACATGGAAG CTATCTCCAGCCCCTGGCTCACCCAGCTGTCCCATTTTTGCGATGTTGCAGCTTTCACGGCCAACAGCCTGAGCAGCCTGAACGCCTCCGGGGGGTACCACCTCTCCCCCTCCCCGGGGGACCCGTACGGACAGCATGAACCGCCGCACTACGAGCCCTGCACGGCTCAGCAGCACCCGCACCCGCCGCCCCAGCCGCAGCACGGTTACCCCTtcggcggggcggcggcggccggggccAACCCGCCGCCTCCGGGCCCCGAACCGCCCGACGGCGCCGGGGGAGCCGCCGCGGGGCCCGCCGCCGTCTCGGGCTGCTCCGCGGGGACGGCCGCCGCGGCCAAAGCGCCGGTGAAGAAGAACCCGAAGGTGGCCAACGTGAGCGTGCAGCTGGAGATGAAGGCGCTGTGGGACGAGTTCAACCAGCTGGGCACCGAGATGATCGTCACCAAGGCCGGCAG GCGCATGTTCCCCACCTTCCAGGTGAAGATATTCGGCATGGACCCCATGGCTGACTACATGCTCCTCATGGATTTCGTCCCCGTAGACGACAAGCGCTACCG GTACGCCTTCcacagctcctcctggctgGTGGCCGGCAAGGCCGACCCCGCCACGCCCGGCAGGGTGCACTACCACCCGGACTCCCCGGCCAAAGGGGCGCAGTGGATGAAGCAGATCGTCTCCTTCGATAAGCTCAAACTGACCAACAACCTGCTGGACGATAACGGCCAT ATCATTTTGAACTCCATGCACAGATACCAGCCGCGCTTTCACGTGGTCTACGTGGACCCCCGGAAAGACAGCGAGAAATACGCGGAGGAGAACTTCAAAACCTTCGTCTTCGAGGAGACGCGCTTCACGGCCGTGACCGCCTACCAGAACCACCGG ATCACGCAGTTGAAGATCGCCAGCAACCCTTTCGCCAAGGGCTTCAGGGACTGTGACCCGGAGGACTG GCCCAGGAACCACCGGCCCGGGGCCCTCCCTCTCATGAGCGCTTTTGCCAGATCCCGGAACCCGGTGTCATCCCCTGCACACCAGAACGGGACGGAGAAAG ATGCCGCCGACGGCCGCCGGGACTACgagcgggaggcggcgggcggcgcggcgctgcaGGCCGAGGCGGCGCACCAGCAGCTCATGTCGCGCGTGCtcagccccgcgctgccgggCGGTGCCGGCGGCCTCGTGCCCCTGAGCGGCGGCGGCCGGCCCAGCCCTCCGCACCACGAACTGCGCCTGGAGCCCGCCGCCTCGGAGCCGCTGCACCACCACCCCTACAAGTACCCTCCGGCCGCCGCCTACGACCACTACCTGGGGGCGAAGAGCCGGCCCGCGCCCTACCCGCTCCCCGGCATCCGCGGGCACGgctaccaccaccaccaccaccatcaccaccaccaccacgtGAACGCGGCCGCCAACGTGTactccccgcccgccccgcccgccaACTACGACTACGGGCCGCGATAA